Proteins encoded in a region of the Rubrobacter aplysinae genome:
- the queE gene encoding 7-carboxy-7-deazaguanine synthase QueE: MSRSSRDKIAVSEIFGPTVQGEGAVIGKPTVFVRTGGCDYRCRWCDSKFAVLPEYRDQWRSLSPEEVFAEVERLSGGEPILVTLSGGNPAIQPLGELIRLGRERGYTFAIETQGTIHKDWFAALDYLTVSPKPPSSGMRTDWSRLARCLDAAGKDTHASLKVVVFDDADYEYAREVGHSHPDVPMYLQVGNDDPPGPEPDDVTEPDNAKLLDRYEWLVEKVISDGWNEATMLPQLHVLLWGNKRGV, encoded by the coding sequence TTGAGCCGCTCCAGCCGGGACAAGATAGCAGTATCGGAGATTTTCGGGCCCACTGTACAGGGCGAGGGGGCCGTGATCGGCAAGCCGACCGTCTTCGTGCGTACCGGCGGGTGCGACTACAGGTGCCGCTGGTGCGACTCGAAGTTCGCCGTGTTGCCGGAGTACCGCGATCAGTGGCGCAGCCTGAGCCCCGAGGAGGTCTTCGCCGAGGTCGAGCGCCTCTCCGGCGGCGAGCCGATCCTCGTCACCCTCTCTGGCGGCAACCCGGCTATACAGCCACTCGGGGAGCTTATAAGGCTCGGCCGCGAGCGTGGCTACACCTTCGCCATCGAAACCCAGGGCACCATCCACAAGGACTGGTTCGCGGCTCTCGACTACCTGACCGTCTCCCCGAAGCCGCCGAGCTCCGGGATGAGGACCGACTGGAGCCGCCTCGCGCGCTGCCTCGACGCCGCCGGTAAGGATACGCATGCCTCTCTGAAGGTCGTGGTATTCGACGACGCCGACTACGAGTATGCCCGCGAGGTCGGGCATAGCCACCCGGACGTGCCCATGTACCTGCAGGTGGGTAACGACGACCCGCCCGGACCGGAGCCGGACGACGTTACCGAGCCGGATAACGCGAAGCTCCTGGATCGCTACGAGTGGCTGGTGGAGAAGGTGATCTCCGACGGGTGGAACGAGGCCACGATGCTGCCCCAGCTACACGTCCTGCTCTGGGGCAACAAGCGCGGCGTATAA
- a CDS encoding 6-pyruvoyl trahydropterin synthase family protein, translating to MYRITKQFSFSASHRLDHLPEGHPCARIHGHNYVVEVVLESAELNADGFVRDYGELSPLKHFIDERLDHRHLDDVLPGGTVSSAENVARFLYEFAADRWPEVAAVRVSETPKTWAEYRPGGAGN from the coding sequence ATGTACCGGATCACCAAGCAATTCTCGTTCTCGGCGAGTCATAGGCTGGATCATCTGCCAGAGGGCCATCCCTGTGCCCGGATACACGGCCACAACTACGTCGTGGAGGTCGTGCTGGAGAGCGCGGAGTTGAACGCCGACGGCTTCGTCCGCGACTACGGCGAGCTTAGCCCTCTGAAGCACTTTATAGACGAGCGGCTCGACCACCGGCACCTGGACGACGTGCTGCCCGGGGGCACGGTCTCCAGCGCCGAGAACGTAGCGCGGTTCCTCTACGAGTTCGCCGCCGACCGCTGGCCCGAGGTGGCCGCCGTGCGCGTCAGCGAGACCCCGAAGACCTGGGCCGAGTATCGTCCCGGAGGAGCGGGGAACTAA
- the queC gene encoding 7-cyano-7-deazaguanine synthase QueC, translated as MAAGREASGETAVAVVSGGLDSVTLAYLLASQGYGLRLLAFDYGQRHGKELDYARRCAGRLGAGFDAVDIRGVGGLLSGSALTDDVEVPHGHYAAENMGITVVPNRNAIMLSIAYGAAVTDGSALVAAAMHTGDHYVYPDCRPEFTEAFAAMQARAVEGFGHESLSLYAPFISGGKEDIVRTGARLGVPFEETWSCYEGGDIHCGLCGTCNERKEAFARAGVPDPTRYRA; from the coding sequence ATGGCGGCTGGTAGAGAGGCCAGCGGGGAGACCGCCGTCGCCGTCGTAAGCGGCGGCCTCGACTCCGTTACCCTGGCCTACCTGCTTGCTAGTCAGGGCTACGGGCTGCGCCTGCTCGCCTTCGACTACGGCCAGCGCCACGGCAAGGAGCTCGACTATGCCCGGCGCTGCGCCGGACGGCTCGGGGCCGGCTTCGACGCGGTGGACATCCGGGGGGTCGGCGGGCTGCTGTCCGGCTCCGCCCTGACCGACGACGTGGAGGTCCCCCACGGCCACTACGCGGCCGAGAACATGGGTATAACCGTGGTGCCGAACCGGAACGCGATCATGCTCTCCATAGCCTACGGCGCCGCCGTGACCGACGGCTCGGCCCTCGTGGCGGCCGCGATGCACACCGGCGATCATTACGTCTACCCCGACTGCCGGCCCGAGTTCACCGAGGCGTTCGCCGCCATGCAGGCCAGGGCCGTCGAGGGCTTCGGCCACGAGAGCCTGTCTCTCTATGCCCCTTTCATAAGCGGTGGTAAGGAAGACATCGTGCGGACCGGGGCGAGGCTCGGCGTGCCCTTCGAGGAGACCTGGAGCTGCTACGAGGGCGGAGACATCCACTGCGGCCTCTGCGGCACCTGCAACGAGCGCAAGGAAGCCTTCGCCCGAGCCGGAGTGCCAGACCCCACGCGGTACCGGGCCTAG
- a CDS encoding DUF3006 family protein: MALTATVDNVEGDQARLLVGEDELQVSLSELPEGTEKGDILRFEFALSQRTEAGAWKEPGREEG; encoded by the coding sequence TTGGCGCTTACCGCGACCGTAGACAATGTGGAGGGTGATCAGGCAAGGCTCCTCGTGGGTGAGGATGAGCTACAGGTCTCGCTCTCCGAGCTGCCCGAGGGCACGGAGAAGGGCGACATCCTGCGCTTCGAGTTCGCGCTCTCACAGCGGACCGAGGCCGGGGCCTGGAAAGAGCCCGGCAGGGAAGAAGGCTAG
- a CDS encoding citrate synthase — translation MTDGLQSTGSGADSTTESNDSLTITDNRTGKSYDVEVTDGTVRAMDLRQIKVSEDDFGMMTYDPGFTNTAACRSAVTYIDGDAGILEHRGIPIEQLCEHSTYLEVAYMIIFGSLPNQEQYDQWAHDITHHTYVHENIKEHMGSFWHDAHPMGMLLSSVGALSTFYPDAANIDDERERYMAAVRLIAKIPTLAAFSYRRSLGLPYVYPDNDLSYAGNFLSMLFKMAEPRYEPDPRLERALDKLFILHADHEQNCSAAAVRVAGSSRVDPYSAIGAGVAGLYGPLHGGANVAVLRMLQRIGSVENVPDFLEGVKRGDERLMGFGHRVYKNYDPRARIIRDDVDEVLEATNKQSPWLDIAIELEKRALDDEYFTSRKLYPNVDFYSGLIYEAMGIPTDMFTVMFAVARTSGWIAQWTELLNDSEMKIARPRQIYTGARDADYVPMSKR, via the coding sequence GTGACGGACGGTTTGCAGAGCACGGGTAGCGGCGCTGACTCGACGACGGAGAGCAACGACAGCCTTACCATAACGGATAACCGCACCGGTAAGAGCTATGACGTCGAGGTCACGGACGGCACCGTGAGGGCGATGGACCTGCGCCAGATCAAGGTCTCCGAAGACGATTTCGGAATGATGACCTACGATCCGGGCTTTACCAATACCGCAGCCTGTCGTAGCGCCGTTACCTACATAGACGGCGACGCGGGTATCCTCGAGCATCGGGGAATCCCTATAGAGCAGCTCTGCGAGCACTCCACCTATCTAGAGGTGGCGTACATGATCATCTTCGGCAGCCTGCCGAACCAGGAGCAGTACGATCAGTGGGCCCACGACATTACACACCACACATATGTGCACGAGAACATCAAGGAGCACATGGGCAGCTTCTGGCACGACGCCCATCCCATGGGCATGCTCCTCTCCAGCGTGGGCGCGCTCTCGACCTTCTACCCCGACGCGGCGAACATAGACGACGAGCGCGAGCGTTACATGGCGGCGGTGCGCCTGATCGCCAAGATCCCGACCCTCGCCGCGTTCTCCTATCGCCGCAGCCTCGGTTTGCCGTACGTTTACCCGGACAACGACCTCTCCTACGCCGGAAACTTCCTCTCCATGCTGTTCAAGATGGCCGAGCCGCGCTACGAGCCGGACCCGCGCCTCGAAAGGGCTCTCGACAAGCTGTTCATCCTGCACGCCGATCACGAGCAGAACTGCTCGGCCGCCGCCGTGAGGGTGGCCGGGTCTTCCCGGGTGGACCCGTACTCGGCCATCGGAGCGGGCGTAGCCGGGCTGTACGGGCCGCTGCACGGTGGGGCTAACGTGGCGGTGCTGCGGATGCTGCAGCGCATCGGCTCCGTGGAGAACGTGCCGGACTTCCTCGAAGGCGTCAAGCGGGGCGACGAGCGGCTCATGGGCTTCGGCCACCGGGTGTACAAGAACTACGACCCGCGGGCCAGGATCATCCGCGACGACGTGGACGAGGTGCTGGAGGCGACCAACAAGCAGAGTCCCTGGCTGGATATAGCAATCGAGCTCGAGAAGCGGGCGCTGGACGACGAGTACTTCACCAGCCGCAAGCTCTACCCGAACGTGGACTTCTACTCGGGCCTGATCTACGAGGCGATGGGCATCCCGACCGACATGTTTACCGTGATGTTCGCCGTGGCGCGGACCTCGGGCTGGATCGCCCAGTGGACCGAGCTCCTGAACGACTCCGAGATGAAGATCGCCCGCCCGCGTCAGATCTACACCGGCGCCCGGGACGCCGACTACGTCCCGATGAGCAAGCGGTAG
- a CDS encoding BCCT family transporter, which yields MGRLQEHFRQHTNPPVFFISAAVAIAFVLWGVLASGSLGTVAGGVFAWIGEYAGWWYMLAASAFLIVALFLAFSKFGSVKMGPDDARPEFGTFAWFSMLFTAGMGIGLVFFGVNEPVSFLTDPAAPVGEPGTAGAAVESFRYTLFHWGLHPWAIYVVLGAALGYFAFRRGLPLRPSSALYPLIGDRIHGSVGNVIDILAVFGTLFGLATSLGLGAGQISAGLSSTLGTPDNVWVQVAVIATLTLIAVGSVLFGIDKGIRRLSLGNLVLAAILAVVVFVVGPTLVILQYFTSGLGNYLQTLPQTSFNMFPGNAAAQEWNAGWTIFYWGWWMSWSPFVGMFIARISYGLTLRKFIVGAMIAPTLASTVWFAIFGGGAMSLVVSGGNQALANADSTSAMFTYLSALPIAGVLATVLSLLAIVVVALFFATSSDSGSLVVDILTNGGDPNPDWKQRLFWAVAEGTIGAILLVAGTFAGGDPLSALQSASVSAGLPFSIVLVLVAIGLLKGLSEERAEQAAPEPGRSATPHPGGARTSGRATAPQQVQQMSSENPTEGGNRSS from the coding sequence ATGGGAAGATTACAGGAGCATTTCAGGCAGCACACCAACCCGCCGGTGTTCTTCATCTCGGCGGCGGTGGCCATAGCGTTTGTCTTGTGGGGAGTGCTGGCCTCCGGTAGCCTGGGAACCGTGGCGGGAGGCGTGTTCGCCTGGATCGGCGAGTACGCCGGATGGTGGTACATGCTAGCCGCGAGCGCCTTCTTGATCGTGGCGCTATTTTTGGCGTTCAGTAAGTTCGGAAGCGTAAAGATGGGCCCGGATGACGCTAGACCAGAGTTCGGGACTTTCGCGTGGTTCTCGATGCTCTTCACCGCCGGCATGGGCATCGGGCTCGTGTTCTTCGGCGTGAACGAGCCCGTGAGCTTCCTCACGGACCCGGCCGCTCCGGTCGGCGAACCCGGAACCGCCGGTGCGGCAGTGGAGTCGTTCAGGTATACGCTCTTCCACTGGGGCCTGCATCCGTGGGCGATCTACGTCGTACTGGGTGCCGCGCTCGGGTACTTCGCCTTCCGGCGCGGCCTACCTTTGAGGCCTTCCTCGGCTTTGTACCCTCTCATAGGCGATAGGATCCACGGCAGCGTCGGAAACGTCATAGACATCCTGGCCGTGTTCGGCACCCTGTTCGGCCTGGCCACCTCACTCGGGCTCGGTGCGGGACAGATCTCCGCCGGTCTTAGCAGCACGCTCGGTACGCCGGACAACGTCTGGGTGCAGGTCGCCGTTATCGCCACGCTGACCCTGATCGCCGTGGGTTCGGTGTTATTCGGCATTGATAAGGGGATCCGGCGTCTGTCGCTGGGTAACCTCGTTCTGGCTGCCATCCTGGCCGTAGTGGTGTTCGTCGTAGGTCCGACGCTGGTCATACTGCAGTACTTCACCTCGGGTCTCGGCAACTACCTGCAGACGCTACCGCAGACCAGCTTCAACATGTTCCCCGGAAACGCCGCCGCCCAGGAATGGAACGCCGGCTGGACCATCTTCTACTGGGGCTGGTGGATGTCGTGGTCACCGTTTGTCGGCATGTTCATCGCCCGCATCTCCTACGGCCTGACCCTGCGTAAGTTCATCGTGGGCGCCATGATCGCCCCGACCCTGGCCTCCACTGTGTGGTTCGCCATCTTCGGCGGTGGCGCAATGAGCCTCGTCGTCAGCGGCGGCAACCAGGCCCTCGCGAACGCCGACAGTACCAGCGCCATGTTCACGTACCTGAGCGCGCTGCCGATAGCCGGAGTCCTCGCGACGGTGCTCTCACTCCTTGCCATCGTGGTAGTGGCCCTGTTCTTTGCGACTTCCTCGGACTCCGGCTCGTTGGTCGTAGACATCCTCACTAACGGCGGCGACCCGAACCCGGACTGGAAGCAGCGTCTGTTCTGGGCGGTAGCCGAGGGTACAATAGGCGCGATCCTGCTCGTGGCCGGTACGTTCGCGGGCGGCGATCCACTAAGCGCCCTGCAGTCCGCCTCCGTATCCGCCGGGCTGCCGTTCTCGATAGTCCTCGTGCTGGTGGCCATAGGTCTCCTAAAGGGACTCTCCGAGGAGAGGGCGGAGCAGGCCGCGCCCGAGCCGGGCAGGTCCGCCACTCCTCATCCCGGCGGCGCCCGCACCTCGGGCCGCGCCACCGCGCCCCAGCAGGTGCAGCAGATGAGCTCGGAGAACCCCACGGAAGGCGGAAACCGCAGCAGCTAG
- a CDS encoding Hsp20/alpha crystallin family protein, which produces MARRNPFRGFTDLISETNRATENWMTGTNASSEDPKQGQATAWAPVTDIFTRGEDMVVRCDLAGVMREDLDITLSNGILTISGERRVPEDERDSSFYVSERNYGFFRRSMSLPEGVGEKDIEALFEEGVLEVAITGGAQLPSPRRIQIGGSGT; this is translated from the coding sequence ATGGCTCGGAGAAACCCTTTCAGGGGGTTCACGGACCTCATCAGCGAGACAAACCGCGCGACGGAGAACTGGATGACCGGCACTAACGCGTCGTCCGAAGACCCCAAGCAGGGTCAGGCGACGGCCTGGGCCCCGGTAACGGACATCTTCACCCGGGGCGAAGACATGGTAGTGCGGTGTGACCTGGCGGGCGTGATGCGCGAGGACCTCGACATCACTCTCTCCAACGGAATCCTCACCATCTCGGGCGAGCGCCGGGTCCCCGAGGACGAACGCGACTCCTCCTTCTACGTTAGCGAGCGCAACTACGGGTTCTTCAGGCGCAGCATGAGCCTCCCCGAAGGCGTGGGCGAGAAGGACATAGAGGCGCTGTTCGAGGAAGGCGTTCTGGAGGTCGCGATCACGGGTGGAGCCCAGCTACCCTCGCCCCGCCGCATCCAGATAGGCGGCTCGGGCACCTAG
- a CDS encoding PTS sugar transporter subunit IIA, giving the protein MEVLAPVSGSVVPLSEVPDEVFSGGMAGEGAAIVPDEGGEVVAPVSGRLTKLFEGGHAFGLLADCGSGGMELIVHLGLDTIELAGKGFEKLAAEGDVVEAGRPIVCMDLQTIRSTGYDPITPVVVANADEFRVSGVKRKRVKTGEVMFEAGG; this is encoded by the coding sequence TTGGAGGTTTTGGCCCCGGTGAGCGGGAGTGTCGTGCCCTTGAGCGAGGTGCCCGACGAGGTGTTCTCTGGAGGCATGGCGGGCGAGGGGGCCGCTATAGTACCGGATGAGGGCGGAGAGGTGGTGGCGCCGGTCTCCGGCAGGCTCACCAAGCTATTCGAAGGCGGCCACGCGTTCGGCCTGCTCGCCGACTGCGGAAGCGGCGGGATGGAGCTGATCGTGCACCTCGGGCTTGACACTATAGAGCTTGCCGGCAAGGGCTTCGAAAAGCTCGCCGCCGAGGGTGACGTCGTGGAGGCCGGACGGCCCATAGTCTGCATGGATCTCCAGACCATACGCTCCACAGGCTACGACCCGATTACCCCGGTGGTGGTCGCAAACGCCGACGAGTTTAGAGTCTCCGGCGTAAAAAGGAAGAGAGTAAAAACCGGTGAGGTGATGTTCGAGGCCGGCGGATAA
- a CDS encoding glycosyltransferase family 117 protein, which produces MTPALAGAALALLFATLYLGTLAPTVLYFDYPEMFDSAMLQAAAPVLGLGHPTGYPTYMMLAHLFTYLPVGDAAYRVNLLSAVAGVVAVVLVYLVGLRLTRRVVAAAAGALAFGLAPIFWSQAVIAEVYTLNAVFIASVLYVLLAWRDSGRDRHLLLAVFLMGLSLTHHLTSALMLPATLLFVYLTDRSRLRSAGLWIRGTGLFVLGLLPYLYLPGRAAADAPLNEADPSSVERFLLLVSGGSFLLKNLLDVTGSAPAGSSGGSRPDLWHGLGEAGARALERLAPTGVYVVGQFPALVLVAGIAGLSYLLVTDRAMAAMLGILFLGWLAHALAYTVSDFYVFFIPAYLIFGLFVACGTGLLMRETESLTRRMSRRSGTALVAGLCALVLAIPLARAPETYAAEDRSGDYRGREILETVAAQAEPDATILHHRSSLWYLVLVEERRRDLTLVDPFETSWVRQTDLVWPDDLDAGESASRYGTGDLSGVDSARIATRKGPVYLLNQGTEDVGEFREAGFKVEPVDENGVLYELIPGKGTKEARGGRSS; this is translated from the coding sequence GTGACACCGGCTCTTGCAGGAGCGGCTCTAGCCCTGCTGTTCGCCACGTTGTACCTGGGTACCCTGGCCCCCACCGTCCTCTACTTCGACTATCCGGAGATGTTCGACTCCGCCATGTTACAGGCCGCGGCTCCGGTGCTCGGCCTCGGTCACCCGACCGGGTACCCGACGTACATGATGCTGGCCCACCTGTTTACCTACCTACCGGTGGGTGACGCGGCGTACCGGGTCAACCTACTCTCCGCCGTGGCTGGCGTCGTGGCGGTCGTGCTGGTGTACCTGGTCGGGCTCAGGCTTACCCGGCGCGTCGTCGCGGCCGCGGCCGGTGCGCTCGCGTTCGGGCTCGCGCCCATCTTCTGGAGCCAGGCAGTTATCGCCGAGGTTTACACGCTGAACGCCGTCTTCATAGCCTCCGTACTGTACGTGTTGCTGGCGTGGCGAGATAGCGGGCGTGACCGTCACCTGCTGCTCGCGGTTTTTCTGATGGGGCTCTCGCTAACCCACCACCTGACGAGCGCCCTGATGTTGCCGGCGACGCTGCTCTTCGTGTACCTCACGGACCGGAGCCGGTTGCGGAGCGCCGGGCTCTGGATCAGGGGTACAGGGCTCTTCGTCCTCGGGCTGCTGCCATACCTGTATTTGCCGGGCCGGGCCGCGGCGGACGCCCCGCTCAACGAGGCCGACCCTTCGAGCGTCGAGCGTTTCCTGCTGCTGGTTAGCGGGGGCAGCTTTCTGCTGAAGAACCTGCTCGACGTCACTGGTAGTGCCCCGGCGGGGTCATCCGGCGGCTCGCGCCCGGATCTATGGCACGGTCTAGGTGAGGCCGGGGCCCGGGCGCTGGAGAGGCTCGCCCCTACCGGAGTTTACGTGGTGGGCCAGTTCCCGGCGCTGGTCCTGGTTGCCGGAATAGCGGGGCTCTCGTACCTCCTGGTCACGGACCGGGCTATGGCGGCGATGCTGGGCATCCTCTTTCTCGGCTGGCTCGCCCACGCTCTGGCGTATACCGTCTCGGACTTCTACGTGTTCTTTATCCCGGCCTATCTGATCTTCGGTCTGTTCGTGGCCTGCGGTACGGGACTTCTCATGCGGGAGACGGAATCTCTGACCCGCCGGATGTCTCGCCGGAGCGGCACCGCGCTCGTGGCCGGTCTCTGCGCGCTCGTGCTCGCCATTCCGCTGGCGCGGGCCCCGGAGACGTACGCCGCAGAGGACCGGAGCGGGGACTACCGGGGGCGCGAGATCCTGGAAACCGTCGCGGCCCAGGCCGAGCCCGACGCCACCATACTGCACCACCGCAGCTCGCTGTGGTATCTGGTGCTGGTCGAGGAGAGGAGGCGGGATCTCACGCTCGTGGACCCATTCGAGACCTCCTGGGTCCGGCAGACCGACCTCGTGTGGCCCGACGACCTGGACGCCGGAGAGTCGGCCTCCCGCTACGGAACGGGGGATCTCTCGGGCGTGGATTCGGCCAGGATCGCCACCCGTAAAGGCCCCGTCTATCTGCTGAATCAGGGGACGGAGGACGTGGGCGAGTTCCGGGAGGCGGGGTTCAAGGTAGAGCCGGTGGATGAGAACGGAGTGCTGTACGAGCTAATACCGGGCAAAGGCACCAAGGAAGCACGGGGCGGGCGGTCGTCGTGA
- a CDS encoding DolP-mannose mannosyltransferase, with translation MIRGIRGEVPRKKPGARRSRHLGGAAVFVLLAAVTLLVYPVHNLAGGLSRDGAIYLYSGQQLLEGVPPYVSVFDHKGPLTPMISALALLVAKLFGASQVVTVRVIFLICGSLTIAAVYFLSRHLLRSMSGAVFSTLTFIGFFSFARYAVAEPEAKTPMLLFQSLSLLFTLQKRWFLAGLCGSLAALVWQPMAVFALVTVLLAAARPGDAGRRAALFRAVGGVAVPVAVVLVCFYLWGALYELLNGTIIFNLLYLDQERLSLVTQILDAAQAIFVGYSSLLVPLTIASMLVIAVAGFAAVIRLYVVRINRIVTTGEPVKELLDSRYAPLLLSLPFPVAWSLLDFQGYPDFYVFLPYVVVGFGGALDLAVRRISRRYRLSYRLSLLEARKVVSGGFMTALVLVALVSSMIVVSPAQRASSLSIQEDSLSPTDLQDQRQAAREIERRYGEDARIVSIGVPQLLVLLHETNPNPYAFVIRGIDQEIAETTPGGFDGWLQELRGYDPDVIALGPTTGDYEPLLLRWLNDNYKREQIGPWTLYVEPDRARGGLAEPGLPDGSKPQIREISSVDT, from the coding sequence TTGATTCGAGGGATTCGAGGTGAAGTTCCGCGGAAAAAGCCCGGTGCGAGGCGTAGCCGCCACCTTGGTGGCGCAGCGGTCTTCGTCCTGCTCGCGGCCGTGACCCTGCTGGTGTATCCGGTCCACAACCTCGCGGGAGGCCTCTCCCGGGACGGGGCCATCTACCTCTACAGCGGCCAGCAGCTACTCGAAGGCGTACCACCCTACGTGAGCGTCTTCGACCACAAGGGGCCGCTCACGCCCATGATCTCGGCCCTCGCGCTCCTGGTCGCCAAGCTCTTCGGCGCCTCCCAGGTCGTTACGGTCAGGGTGATATTCCTGATCTGCGGGTCACTGACAATCGCGGCGGTTTACTTCCTGAGCCGCCACCTCCTGCGGTCCATGAGCGGTGCCGTGTTCTCCACGCTAACGTTTATCGGGTTCTTCTCCTTTGCCCGGTACGCGGTCGCGGAGCCGGAGGCCAAGACGCCGATGCTGCTCTTCCAGTCGCTCTCGCTGCTGTTTACCTTGCAGAAACGCTGGTTCCTCGCCGGGCTCTGTGGCTCTCTGGCGGCGCTCGTGTGGCAGCCGATGGCCGTGTTCGCCCTCGTAACCGTTCTCTTGGCGGCGGCCCGTCCGGGCGATGCTGGTAGACGCGCGGCCCTGTTCAGGGCCGTCGGTGGGGTGGCGGTCCCTGTGGCCGTCGTGCTGGTGTGCTTCTATCTCTGGGGGGCGCTCTATGAGCTGTTGAACGGCACCATAATCTTCAACCTCCTCTACCTGGACCAGGAGCGGCTCTCACTGGTAACCCAGATACTCGACGCCGCACAGGCGATCTTCGTGGGCTATAGCTCCCTGCTGGTCCCGCTGACGATAGCCTCCATGCTCGTGATAGCCGTCGCGGGGTTCGCGGCGGTGATCCGGCTCTACGTGGTGAGGATCAACCGCATAGTCACGACGGGTGAGCCGGTGAAAGAGCTGCTGGACAGCCGGTATGCCCCGCTGCTCCTCTCGCTACCGTTCCCGGTTGCGTGGTCGCTTTTGGACTTCCAGGGCTACCCGGACTTCTACGTCTTCCTCCCCTACGTCGTGGTCGGCTTCGGGGGGGCTCTGGATCTGGCCGTGCGCCGCATATCGCGCAGGTACCGCCTGTCATACCGCCTGTCTCTACTAGAGGCCCGGAAGGTGGTATCGGGGGGCTTTATGACGGCGCTCGTCCTCGTCGCGCTGGTAAGCTCGATGATAGTCGTGAGCCCGGCGCAGCGGGCGAGCTCCCTGAGCATCCAGGAAGACAGCCTGAGCCCCACGGACCTCCAGGATCAGCGCCAGGCGGCCCGTGAGATCGAGCGCAGGTACGGCGAGGACGCCCGGATAGTCTCTATCGGCGTGCCGCAGCTGTTAGTACTGCTGCACGAGACGAACCCGAACCCCTACGCTTTCGTCATCCGGGGTATAGACCAGGAGATAGCCGAGACCACGCCCGGCGGCTTCGACGGCTGGCTGCAAGAGCTACGGGGCTACGACCCGGACGTGATCGCCCTCGGCCCGACCACCGGCGACTACGAACCCTTGCTCCTCAGGTGGCTCAACGACAACTACAAGCGAGAGCAGATCGGACCCTGGACCCTCTACGTCGAGCCCGACCGGGCAAGAGGAGGTCTCGCCGAGCCTGGTCTCCCGGACGGCTCTAAGCCTCAGATCCGGGAGATATCGAGCGTGGACACGTGA